A window of Dasypus novemcinctus isolate mDasNov1 unplaced genomic scaffold, mDasNov1.1.hap2 scaffold_124, whole genome shotgun sequence contains these coding sequences:
- the LOC101443627 gene encoding olfactory receptor 10H2-like: MQGSNSSSVSEFILLGFSAFPHQLLPVLYLLFLVMYLFTLLGNLLIMATVWHQRSLHVPMYLFLCALSISEIFYTFAIIPRMLTDLLSTQHSIALLACSSQMFFAFTFGFTHSFLLTIMGYDRYLAICHPLRYSVLMSPRGCGCLVAWSWVGGLVMGLVVTTNIFLLTFCGPNEVHHFFCHIPPLLELACGGNVSAVAMGVGLVCITALLGCFILILLSYAFIVATILRIPSAEGRHKAFSTCASHLTVVVVHYGFASIIYLKPKGPASPEGDTLMATTYTILTPFLSPIIFSLRNKELKMAMKRTFLSELCGDV, translated from the coding sequence ATGCAGGGATCCAACAGCTCCAGCGTGTCTGAATTCATCCTCCTCGGCTTCTCCGCCTTCCCCCACCAGCTACTGCCCGTCCTCTACCTGCTCTTCCTGGTGATGTACCTGTTCACACTGCTGGGAAACCTGCTCATCATGGCCACCGTTTGGCACCAGCGCAGCCTCCACGTGCCCATGTACCTCTTCCTGTGTGCCCTCTCCATCTCTGAGATCTTCTACACCTTCGCCATCATCCCGCGAATGCTGACCGACCTGCTGTCCACACAGCACTCCATCGCCCTTTTGGCCTGCTCCAGCCAGATGTTCTTCGCCTTCACGTTTGGCTTCACCCACTCTTTCCTGCTCACCATCATGGGCTATGACCGGTACTtggccatctgccaccccctGCGCTATAGCGTGCTCATGAGCCCCCGTGGCTGTGGCTGCCTGGTGGCCTGGTCCTGGGTGGGTGGCTTGGTCATGGGGTTGGTGGTGACCACCAACATTTTCCTCCTCACCTTCTGTGGGCCCAATGAGGTCCACCATTTCTTCTGCCACATTCCACCACTGTTGGAGTTGGCCTGTGGGGGCAATGTGTCAGCTGTGGCCATGGGTGTGGGTCTGGTGTGCATCACAGCTCTGTTGGGCTGCTTCATCCTCATCCTCCTGTCCTATGCCTTCATCGTGGCCACCATCTTGAGGATCCCCTCGGCTGAGGGCCGTCACAAAGCTTTCTCCACCTGTGCATCCCACCTCACTGTGGTGGTCGTGCACTATGGCTTCGCCTCTATCATCTACCTCAAACCCAAGGGCCCCGCATCTCCAGAAGGGGACACCCTGATGGCCACCACCTACACCATCCTCACCCCCTTCCTGAGCCCCATTATCTTCAGCCTCAGGAACAAGGAGTTGAAGATGGCCATGAAGAGGACCTTCCTCAGTGAACTCTGTGGAGATGTGTGA